A region of Deinococcus rubellus DNA encodes the following proteins:
- a CDS encoding aldo/keto reductase: MTTTTYRQLGRSGLHLFPLGLGTMQFGWSAGEDAAFEIMDAYHAAGGNFLDTADIYTTWTPGNPGGVSEEIIGRWMKARGNRDDIVVATKVRGAMGGMDNDQGRGSVHQREGLSRRWILKACEDSLRRLQVDHIDLYQAHWIDSQTPIEETLSAFTELVRRGYVRYIGCSNFSAWRLMQALWTSDRKGLEAFVSVQPEYSLLSPTRANFERELQRVAVEYGLGVIPWSPLGGGLLTGKYRRGQPMPESVRAGGAAQRLTDENFDIIETLQTVADAHAAKPAQVALAWMLAQPAMTAPIIGANSVAQLQELLGTVDLTLSEDDLAQITKVSDWERARTELER; this comes from the coding sequence ATGACCACGACCACCTACCGTCAACTGGGCCGCAGCGGCCTGCATCTCTTTCCCCTCGGCCTGGGCACCATGCAGTTCGGCTGGAGCGCGGGCGAGGACGCTGCCTTCGAGATCATGGACGCCTACCACGCGGCGGGCGGCAATTTTCTGGACACTGCCGACATCTACACCACCTGGACGCCCGGCAATCCCGGCGGCGTCTCCGAGGAGATCATCGGGCGCTGGATGAAGGCTCGCGGCAACCGGGACGACATCGTGGTGGCAACCAAGGTGCGCGGCGCGATGGGCGGAATGGACAACGATCAGGGGCGCGGCAGCGTACACCAGCGTGAGGGGTTGTCCCGCCGCTGGATTCTCAAGGCTTGCGAGGATAGTCTGAGACGCTTGCAAGTTGACCATATCGATCTGTACCAGGCCCACTGGATCGATTCGCAGACCCCCATCGAGGAAACGCTCTCGGCCTTCACCGAACTGGTGCGCCGTGGCTACGTGCGCTACATCGGCTGCTCGAACTTCAGCGCTTGGCGGCTGATGCAGGCGCTGTGGACGAGCGACCGCAAGGGGCTGGAAGCGTTCGTCAGCGTTCAGCCGGAATACAGCCTCCTCTCGCCCACCCGGGCCAACTTCGAGCGCGAATTGCAGCGGGTGGCCGTGGAGTACGGCCTCGGGGTCATTCCCTGGAGTCCGCTGGGCGGCGGCCTGCTGACCGGCAAGTACCGCCGGGGCCAGCCGATGCCCGAGAGCGTTCGGGCAGGCGGCGCGGCCCAGCGCCTTACCGATGAGAATTTCGACATCATCGAAACCTTGCAGACCGTCGCCGACGCCCACGCCGCCAAGCCCGCCCAGGTGGCGCTGGCCTGGATGCTGGCCCAGCCCGCCATGACCGCGCCGATCATCGGAGCCAACAGCGTGGCGCAGCTTCAGGAACTGCTGGGCACGGTGGACCTGACCCTGAGCGAGGACGATCTGGCCCAGATCACCAAAGTCAGCGACTGGGAACGGGCACGCACCGAGCTGGAGCGCTAA
- a CDS encoding phospho-N-acetylmuramoyl-pentapeptide-transferase, giving the protein MILTALLSWFFLGLFIHVSKLRGWGQPVRKEGPQTHLKKEGTPTAGGVAFVLAFLAMWLIYFLINPLEGSNRTREIMIVLSATFMGLIGFVDDFLKIRWRMVGGKKELLAREKFPLQLIVGAVFAYFAAPLASHLLVRSFGPVWDVVLITLVMVAAVNAFNFTDGLDGLLGGVSLIVLLPFLGVSPAALLLVGAVLGFMWYNAHPARVFMGDMGSHAIGAVAAGVYVLYGDPWLLPVAAIIPVVAVLSVIIQVASFKTTGRRVFKMSPIQHHFELSGWKETQVTVRFWVITALATAAAWGLMGGKW; this is encoded by the coding sequence ATGATTCTCACGGCGCTGCTCTCGTGGTTCTTTCTGGGCCTGTTCATTCACGTCTCCAAGCTGCGCGGCTGGGGCCAGCCGGTTCGCAAAGAAGGGCCGCAAACCCATCTGAAAAAGGAAGGCACCCCCACGGCGGGCGGCGTGGCCTTCGTGCTGGCCTTCCTGGCGATGTGGCTCATCTATTTTCTGATCAACCCGCTGGAAGGCAGCAACCGCACCCGCGAGATCATGATCGTGCTCTCGGCCACCTTCATGGGCCTGATCGGCTTTGTCGACGATTTTCTCAAGATTCGCTGGCGGATGGTGGGCGGCAAGAAGGAACTGCTGGCCCGCGAGAAGTTTCCGCTGCAACTGATCGTCGGGGCGGTCTTCGCCTATTTTGCTGCGCCACTCGCGTCACACCTGCTGGTCCGGAGCTTCGGGCCAGTGTGGGACGTGGTGCTGATCACGCTGGTGATGGTGGCCGCCGTCAATGCCTTCAACTTCACCGACGGGCTCGACGGACTGCTCGGCGGGGTCAGCCTGATCGTGCTGCTGCCGTTTCTGGGCGTCTCGCCCGCTGCGCTGCTGCTGGTCGGGGCGGTGCTGGGCTTCATGTGGTACAACGCCCACCCAGCCCGCGTCTTCATGGGCGACATGGGCAGCCACGCCATCGGCGCGGTGGCGGCGGGCGTCTACGTCCTCTACGGCGATCCCTGGCTGCTGCCGGTGGCGGCGATCATCCCGGTGGTCGCGGTGCTGAGCGTCATCATTCAGGTCGCCTCGTTCAAGACCACCGGCAGGCGCGTTTTTAAGATGAGTCCGATTCAGCATCACTTCGAACTCAGCGGCTGGAAGGAAACCCAGGTCACGGTCCGGTTCTGGGTCATCACCGCGCTGGCGACAGCGGCGGCCTGGGGCTTGATGGGCGGGAAGTGGTGA
- a CDS encoding tellurite resistance TerB family protein, with protein sequence MGFLDQLKTLANQGLTAGQEGFARFNNATFADASMAACALIAAADGKIDTQERSRTAAFITSSDKLKSFDVGKLRSKYDDYCDKVTQDFDFGKIELIQVIGKAAKKPEEARAVVQLAVVIANADGDFDEKEQMIMRDIIYALKLNPSEFGL encoded by the coding sequence ATGGGATTTCTCGATCAGCTCAAGACACTTGCCAACCAGGGCCTGACCGCCGGGCAGGAAGGCTTTGCCCGCTTCAACAACGCCACCTTCGCCGACGCCAGCATGGCCGCCTGCGCTCTGATCGCCGCCGCCGACGGCAAGATCGACACCCAGGAGCGCAGCCGCACCGCCGCCTTCATCACCAGCAGCGACAAGCTCAAGTCATTTGACGTGGGCAAACTCCGCAGCAAGTACGACGACTACTGCGACAAGGTGACCCAGGATTTCGATTTCGGCAAGATCGAGCTGATTCAGGTGATCGGCAAGGCCGCTAAGAAGCCCGAGGAGGCGCGCGCAGTGGTGCAACTCGCGGTGGTGATCGCCAATGCCGACGGCGACTTCGACGAGAAGGAGCAGATGATCATGCGCGACATCATCTACGCCCTCAAGCTCAATCCCTCCGAATTCGGGCTGTAA
- a CDS encoding class I SAM-dependent methyltransferase: MTGPTRPRASTKSKTSKPGPQLKLRRAATSPTEAQELYFKVVPAVLPPRLARLKALTKPGVRGASGIDDAQALLAETLLKARVKGEVLDLTALGGLLASLPGVGLRAAEGSAPALAVLKAAGLESAAVIPGDPLERAPTVTLILAGDRGNAYAQAQVSWAHACTPPGGVLYLAGDRDKGFDRYVRAAGAAFGSGETIARDGGMRVARLVRRPGPTPPQPEAETYEHEGLKVVALPGVFSAGKADRATALLLRTLNDLDVSGKTVLDLGCGAGLIGAWAARRGGTATLADADLSSVRSAEQTLAANQLMGEVIHSDVDADLGERTFDLILSNPPFHVGRGVVLDVAAEFLNTARRRLNPGGVAYFVANDFLPYEKLLTGWAKVEEVVRESGFKVLRAERL; the protein is encoded by the coding sequence ATGACCGGCCCGACCCGACCCAGAGCTTCAACCAAAAGCAAAACCAGCAAACCCGGACCGCAACTCAAACTGCGCCGCGCCGCCACCTCGCCAACTGAGGCCCAGGAACTGTATTTCAAGGTCGTTCCCGCTGTGCTGCCGCCGCGTCTGGCACGCCTGAAGGCGCTGACCAAACCCGGCGTGCGCGGCGCTTCCGGCATCGACGACGCCCAGGCACTCCTGGCCGAAACCCTGCTGAAAGCGCGGGTCAAGGGTGAGGTGCTGGACCTGACGGCACTGGGTGGCCTGCTTGCCAGCTTGCCGGGCGTGGGCCTGCGGGCCGCAGAGGGATCGGCCCCGGCGCTGGCGGTGCTGAAAGCGGCTGGGCTCGAGTCGGCGGCGGTCATTCCCGGCGACCCCCTGGAGCGCGCTCCCACCGTCACGCTGATTCTGGCCGGAGACCGGGGCAACGCCTACGCCCAGGCCCAGGTCAGCTGGGCGCACGCCTGCACCCCGCCGGGCGGCGTCCTGTACCTGGCCGGAGACCGGGACAAGGGCTTTGACCGCTACGTGCGGGCAGCAGGCGCAGCCTTCGGCAGCGGCGAGACCATCGCCCGCGACGGCGGCATGCGGGTCGCCAGGCTGGTGCGCCGCCCCGGCCCGACCCCGCCCCAGCCGGAAGCCGAAACCTACGAACACGAGGGCCTGAAGGTGGTGGCGCTGCCAGGCGTCTTCAGCGCGGGCAAGGCTGACAGGGCGACGGCGCTGCTGCTGCGGACACTGAACGATCTGGACGTGTCGGGCAAAACGGTGCTCGACCTCGGCTGCGGCGCGGGCCTGATCGGGGCCTGGGCGGCCAGGCGCGGCGGCACGGCGACCCTGGCCGACGCCGATTTGAGCAGCGTCCGCAGCGCCGAGCAGACGCTGGCGGCCAACCAGCTCATGGGCGAGGTGATTCACAGCGACGTGGACGCGGATCTGGGCGAGCGCACCTTTGACCTGATTCTGTCCAACCCACCCTTTCATGTAGGGCGCGGCGTCGTGCTGGACGTGGCCGCCGAGTTTCTGAACACGGCCCGGCGGCGCTTGAACCCTGGCGGCGTGGCCTACTTCGTCGCCAACGACTTTCTGCCCTACGAGAAACTGCTGACAGGCTGGGCAAAGGTGGAGGAAGTGGTGCGGGAAAGCGGTTTCAAGGTGCTGCGGGCAGAGCGTCTCTAA
- a CDS encoding globin domain-containing protein, producing the protein MTAPLHLAASPEETLYSRIGPATLHDLVTRFYGLVAQHPELIPIFPADLSLTARKQEAFLSGLLGGPPLYHQEFGPPRLRARHLPFEITPTRARAWLSCMNAAMRRTPDLKPEDAAELFAALTRTAAAMVNTPEPE; encoded by the coding sequence ATGACCGCGCCCCTTCACCTCGCCGCCAGTCCGGAAGAGACCCTCTACAGCCGCATCGGCCCCGCCACCTTGCACGATCTGGTCACGCGCTTTTACGGCCTGGTGGCCCAGCACCCCGAGCTGATTCCCATTTTCCCCGCCGATCTCAGCCTCACGGCCCGCAAGCAGGAAGCCTTCCTGAGCGGCCTTCTGGGTGGGCCACCGCTGTACCACCAGGAGTTCGGCCCGCCCCGGCTGCGGGCGCGGCACCTGCCATTTGAGATCACGCCGACGCGGGCGCGGGCCTGGCTCAGTTGCATGAACGCCGCCATGCGCCGGACGCCCGACCTGAAGCCCGAGGACGCCGCCGAACTCTTCGCCGCACTGACCCGCACCGCCGCCGCGATGGTCAACACCCCGGAGCCGGAATAA
- a CDS encoding ABC transporter permease: MTPLSWRHTWRKFRVLMATQFAHMTVYRAEIVIWMLSGTLSLIMGLIWMQQAASAPGGEIGGYTARDFASYFIATWGTAQVLVVWVAWELSFDVRQGTLSPKLLRPIDPFWMHYVGHWAERIVRLPLMFVLLVIFAMLTGASYTTQVSHWLVYLLLVPLAFTLRFFMEYCIGLLAFWFEAAENFQELIWVLYAALGGLLAPLSLYPAAVQKVAAFTPFPYMLGLPCDLLTGKATLSDALRGFFILLTWTVGLGLLRVWMWRKGVRKYGAVGA; this comes from the coding sequence ATGACCCCTCTGAGCTGGCGTCACACCTGGCGCAAGTTCAGAGTCTTGATGGCGACCCAGTTTGCCCACATGACTGTCTACCGGGCCGAAATCGTCATCTGGATGCTGTCGGGTACGCTGAGTCTGATCATGGGCCTGATCTGGATGCAGCAGGCCGCTTCCGCGCCGGGCGGCGAGATCGGCGGCTATACGGCCCGCGATTTTGCCTCCTACTTCATCGCCACCTGGGGCACGGCGCAGGTGCTGGTGGTGTGGGTGGCCTGGGAACTGAGTTTCGACGTGCGGCAGGGAACCTTGTCCCCCAAGCTGCTGCGCCCGATTGACCCGTTCTGGATGCACTACGTCGGGCACTGGGCCGAGCGCATCGTGCGGCTGCCGCTGATGTTCGTGCTGCTGGTCATTTTTGCCATGCTGACTGGAGCCAGCTACACGACTCAGGTCTCGCACTGGTTGGTCTACCTGCTGCTGGTGCCGCTGGCCTTTACCCTGCGCTTCTTTATGGAGTACTGCATCGGCCTGCTGGCCTTCTGGTTCGAGGCCGCCGAGAACTTTCAGGAGCTCATCTGGGTGCTGTACGCCGCGCTGGGCGGACTGCTGGCCCCGCTGAGCCTGTATCCGGCGGCGGTGCAGAAGGTGGCCGCCTTCACGCCGTTTCCCTACATGCTGGGTCTCCCCTGCGATCTGTTGACCGGCAAGGCCACCTTAAGCGACGCCCTGCGTGGATTCTTCATTTTGCTGACCTGGACAGTGGGTCTGGGACTGCTGCGGGTCTGGATGTGGCGCAAAGGGGTCAGGAAGTACGGGGCGGTGGGAGCGTGA
- a CDS encoding alpha/beta hydrolase family protein: protein METFASFKVGGQRIYGMVHLPEPDLNGIPRPAHGFPGVVILHGFTGNRGGDHRLLPLLSRYLADRGVASLRFDFRGSGESEGDFSEMTVSREVEDAVAGFEYFKDLPEIDPERAMLLGFSMGGLVAALTAPQVRPHRLALWAPALPELWLKMLPGGYVPPAILDQGGWPIGREFFLEMPRLDPLKAAGQYRGQAKVFHGDADTSVPPEMGRRYAQALGCDCVAIPNGTHTFESIPSTEMLYRVTGEFLLGE from the coding sequence ATGGAAACCTTCGCTTCCTTCAAAGTCGGCGGCCAGCGCATCTACGGCATGGTTCACCTGCCCGAACCCGATCTCAACGGCATCCCCAGACCCGCCCACGGCTTTCCTGGCGTCGTCATTTTGCACGGCTTCACCGGCAACCGGGGCGGCGATCACCGTTTGCTGCCGCTGCTGTCGCGCTATCTGGCCGACCGGGGCGTCGCCTCGCTGCGCTTTGACTTCCGGGGCAGCGGCGAGTCGGAAGGCGACTTTTCCGAGATGACCGTCAGCCGCGAGGTGGAGGACGCCGTCGCAGGATTCGAGTACTTCAAGGACCTGCCGGAGATCGACCCGGAACGCGCCATGCTGCTGGGCTTCTCGATGGGCGGACTGGTCGCGGCCCTCACCGCGCCGCAAGTGCGGCCGCACCGGTTGGCACTGTGGGCACCCGCACTGCCGGAACTGTGGCTGAAGATGCTGCCGGGAGGCTATGTGCCGCCCGCCATCCTGGATCAGGGCGGCTGGCCGATTGGCCGCGAATTTTTTCTGGAAATGCCGCGCCTGGACCCGCTCAAGGCTGCCGGGCAATACCGGGGGCAGGCGAAGGTCTTTCACGGCGACGCCGATACGTCGGTGCCGCCTGAAATGGGCAGGCGCTACGCCCAGGCGCTCGGCTGCGACTGCGTGGCGATTCCGAACGGCACACACACTTTTGAGAGCATTCCCAGCACCGAGATGCTGTACAGGGTCACGGGAGAGTTCTTGCTGGGAGAATGA
- a CDS encoding ABC transporter permease yields MRFFRLLRIYLSASLSVQLAYRANFVAALLSSFANLATGLLGVLLFYSRPEIKELGGWNLESALIVVGFFTLTEGVISVWLRPNLTQLSEGIRTGTLDFLLLKPVDAQFQLSARNLNLLRLPDMLLGLGLIVWAGAALGTVTLGGALLAAVLYLSAMTMVYAIWFMLNTTAFWLVNVQNVTELFQGVFSAGRYPLQALPLWIRPVLTFVIPVAFITTIPAQALRGELGTAALFSPLVALILLVICRVLWLRALGSYTSASS; encoded by the coding sequence ATGAGATTCTTCCGCCTCCTGCGCATCTACCTCTCGGCCAGCCTGAGCGTGCAACTGGCGTACCGGGCCAATTTTGTCGCTGCCCTCCTCAGCAGCTTCGCCAACCTCGCCACCGGACTGCTGGGCGTGCTGCTCTTTTACAGCCGTCCCGAGATCAAGGAACTGGGCGGCTGGAACCTGGAAAGTGCCTTGATAGTGGTGGGCTTCTTCACGCTCACCGAGGGGGTCATCAGCGTCTGGCTGCGGCCCAACTTGACCCAGCTCTCGGAGGGCATCCGCACTGGCACGCTGGACTTCTTGCTGCTCAAGCCGGTCGACGCGCAGTTTCAGCTCTCGGCCCGCAACCTGAATTTACTGCGGCTGCCCGACATGCTGCTGGGCCTGGGATTGATCGTCTGGGCGGGAGCAGCACTCGGCACGGTGACGCTGGGCGGAGCGCTGCTGGCTGCCGTGCTGTATCTCAGCGCCATGACGATGGTCTACGCCATCTGGTTCATGCTCAACACCACCGCCTTCTGGCTGGTCAACGTCCAGAATGTCACCGAGCTGTTTCAGGGCGTCTTCAGCGCCGGGCGCTACCCCTTGCAGGCGCTGCCACTGTGGATTCGCCCGGTGCTGACCTTCGTAATTCCGGTGGCCTTCATCACGACCATTCCGGCCCAGGCGCTGCGCGGCGAGCTGGGCACGGCGGCCCTGTTCAGTCCGCTTGTGGCGCTCATTTTGCTGGTGATCTGCCGCGTGCTGTGGTTGCGGGCACTGGGCAGTTATACGAGTGCCAGCAGTTGA
- a CDS encoding ABC transporter ATP-binding protein, producing MPTPSSDPSVTVRADHLRKAYTVTEKEPGFLGSLRAFVRPKTRTVEAVKGISFELTGGEMVGFLGPNGAGKTTTLKMLSGLLHPTSGTATVQGHTPQKRETAFLKQITLVMGQKQQLIWDLPAQDSFLVNQAIYEISDTEYRATMREFDEVLDLSGILSKQVRKLSLGERMKCELAAALLHRPKVLFLDEPTIGLDVNMQERIREFVREYNARFNATVMLTSHYMADVTALCQRILVIDGGELVFDGDLSALTSGPDARKTVKLQLSQPTTAARLSEYGELIRLDGLDVELTVPRSEVSARAAALLTHFEVADLTVEDPPIEQVIGQLFRSERKPEPVEALA from the coding sequence ATGCCCACGCCCTCTTCGGACCCCAGCGTAACCGTGCGGGCTGACCATCTCCGCAAAGCGTACACCGTCACCGAGAAAGAACCCGGCTTTCTGGGCAGCCTACGCGCCTTCGTGCGGCCCAAAACGCGCACGGTGGAGGCGGTCAAGGGGATTAGCTTTGAGCTGACGGGCGGCGAGATGGTGGGCTTCCTCGGCCCCAACGGCGCAGGCAAGACAACCACCTTGAAAATGCTCTCAGGGCTGCTGCACCCGACCTCCGGCACGGCGACGGTGCAGGGCCACACCCCGCAGAAGCGCGAGACGGCCTTCCTCAAGCAGATCACGCTGGTCATGGGCCAGAAACAGCAACTGATCTGGGATTTGCCCGCCCAGGACAGCTTTCTGGTCAATCAGGCGATCTACGAGATCAGCGATACCGAGTACAGAGCCACCATGCGCGAGTTCGACGAGGTGCTGGATCTGTCGGGCATTCTCAGCAAGCAGGTTCGCAAACTCTCACTGGGTGAGCGGATGAAGTGCGAGCTGGCCGCCGCGCTGCTGCACCGCCCCAAGGTTCTCTTTCTGGACGAACCGACCATCGGCCTGGACGTGAACATGCAGGAGCGCATCCGCGAATTCGTGCGCGAGTACAACGCCCGCTTCAACGCCACCGTGATGCTGACGAGTCACTACATGGCCGACGTGACGGCCCTGTGCCAGCGGATTCTGGTGATCGACGGCGGCGAACTGGTCTTTGATGGCGACCTCTCGGCCCTGACCTCCGGCCCCGACGCCCGCAAGACCGTGAAATTGCAACTCTCGCAGCCGACCACCGCCGCCCGTCTCTCAGAATACGGCGAACTGATCCGCCTGGACGGCCTGGACGTGGAACTGACGGTGCCCCGAAGTGAAGTCAGCGCCCGCGCCGCTGCGCTGCTGACGCATTTTGAGGTGGCCGACCTGACGGTGGAAGACCCGCCAATCGAGCAGGTCATCGGGCAACTGTTCCGAAGCGAGCGCAAACCCGAGCCCGTTGAGGCCCTGGCATGA
- the murF gene encoding UDP-N-acetylmuramoyl-tripeptide--D-alanyl-D-alanine ligase has protein sequence MLQLTDLPFAAAVHTGARPAQRLTWDSRQADPDTAFVALPGEQMHGNAFAEQALSRGAPFVLTDLDVPRAVRVADARQALFAWARQERANNPLVVGITGSVGKTTAKSYAAAALEAHFMPVFNTLPAIACFLLEFGRSPQPLVVEMGIDRVGEMRELVDLVRPDVGIVTSIGAAHLEALGSLDGVAREKGVILEAPRTLVSEQAAAWFPGVDTYGFGTATHAGQQLKVGAAGASFRFAGVEVHLPLASQVQAEAAVLGLALAGQAGLDVSAAAERLTAVRVPGGRYRVLPGRFTIIDDTYNASPLSVRAALASLGAYGGRKISVLGRMLELGEDEQTMHAEIGGSARQHADVTYGVGLFAALLGEHAYRTVPELLEALRPELQSGDVVLVKASRGISWTPEKRLQEGVGLESVVDALLSWEGE, from the coding sequence ATGCTCCAGCTCACCGATCTGCCGTTTGCCGCCGCCGTTCACACCGGGGCCAGGCCCGCCCAGCGCCTCACCTGGGACTCGCGCCAGGCTGACCCCGACACGGCGTTCGTGGCCCTGCCCGGCGAACAGATGCACGGCAACGCTTTCGCGGAGCAGGCGCTCTCGCGCGGCGCACCCTTCGTCCTGACCGACCTGGATGTGCCGCGCGCCGTGCGGGTCGCGGACGCCCGCCAAGCGCTGTTCGCCTGGGCCAGACAGGAGCGGGCAAACAACCCGCTGGTCGTCGGCATCACCGGCTCGGTGGGCAAGACCACCGCCAAGAGCTACGCCGCAGCCGCACTGGAAGCCCACTTCATGCCGGTGTTCAACACCCTCCCGGCCATCGCCTGCTTTCTGCTGGAGTTTGGCCGCTCGCCTCAGCCGCTGGTGGTCGAAATGGGCATTGACCGCGTGGGTGAAATGCGCGAACTCGTCGATCTGGTGCGGCCCGATGTGGGCATCGTCACCAGTATCGGCGCGGCACACCTGGAAGCACTCGGTAGTCTGGACGGCGTGGCCCGCGAGAAGGGCGTCATTCTGGAAGCGCCGCGCACACTCGTCTCAGAGCAGGCTGCCGCTTGGTTTCCCGGCGTGGACACCTACGGCTTCGGCACGGCGACCCACGCGGGACAGCAGCTCAAAGTCGGCGCAGCGGGCGCGTCGTTCCGGTTCGCGGGCGTGGAGGTCCACCTGCCGCTGGCCTCACAGGTGCAGGCCGAGGCCGCCGTACTGGGCCTGGCGCTGGCCGGGCAGGCCGGACTTGATGTGTCAGCCGCCGCCGAGCGCCTCACCGCCGTTCGGGTGCCGGGGGGCCGCTACCGGGTGCTGCCGGGGCGCTTCACCATCATCGACGACACCTACAACGCCTCGCCGCTGAGTGTCAGAGCCGCGCTGGCATCGCTGGGCGCGTATGGAGGGCGCAAGATCAGCGTGCTGGGCCGGATGCTGGAACTCGGCGAGGACGAGCAGACCATGCACGCTGAAATCGGTGGGTCTGCTCGCCAGCACGCCGATGTGACCTACGGCGTCGGCCTGTTCGCCGCACTGCTGGGCGAACACGCTTACCGCACAGTGCCGGAGCTCCTCGAAGCCCTGCGCCCCGAACTGCAAAGCGGCGACGTGGTGCTGGTCAAGGCCAGCCGGGGCATCTCGTGGACACCGGAAAAGCGCTTGCAGGAAGGCGTGGGCCTGGAGAGCGTGGTGGACGCCCTGCTGAGCTGGGAAGGCGAATGA
- a CDS encoding amidohydrolase family protein — MSELELIQADILYTGMGLPIRNGAVVIGGQTIAAAGKLDALSAQYPQAEPRHTVNVIAPLPVNAHAHLDMSDYAFQALPYFQWIPEVVIAGRLSRGLAGAKKGLAQVRASGAAALGDIVWPGTPEVMDWLLSEADMGGVAYWEVLDPNPTTAEQTFAQVVQDVARFRKLERPGGMRLGLSPHATHTVSSRLHRLLADFARRENLPLQIHVAEHPSELELFASGTGPLAESFARMVQFSSPGLTLPEVLGRPPTPGLTPVSYLAELGVLDARPTLIHMVNVTDEDIRTVAQAGANVVTCPRSNANLQCGTFRWADFVAAGVDVALGTDSVASGETLNIFDEIAAARRIHTDLDPRLIVRAAVKGGHRIMNQYGLRSKAPFLRRGEAWDERFVWPSV; from the coding sequence ATGAGCGAGCTGGAACTGATTCAGGCGGACATTCTGTACACCGGCATGGGCCTGCCAATCCGAAACGGGGCCGTTGTCATCGGAGGGCAGACCATTGCCGCCGCAGGCAAGCTGGACGCCCTGAGTGCCCAGTACCCGCAGGCCGAGCCGCGCCACACGGTGAACGTGATCGCCCCGCTCCCGGTCAACGCCCACGCGCATCTGGACATGTCGGACTACGCGTTTCAGGCGCTGCCGTACTTCCAGTGGATTCCCGAAGTGGTCATCGCCGGGAGGCTCTCACGTGGACTGGCGGGCGCGAAAAAGGGGCTGGCGCAGGTGCGGGCCAGCGGCGCGGCGGCCCTGGGCGACATCGTGTGGCCGGGCACGCCGGAAGTGATGGACTGGCTGCTGAGCGAAGCCGATATGGGCGGCGTGGCGTACTGGGAGGTGCTTGATCCCAACCCCACCACTGCCGAACAGACCTTCGCGCAGGTTGTTCAGGATGTGGCCCGCTTCCGAAAGCTGGAACGCCCCGGCGGGATGCGGCTGGGCCTCTCACCACATGCGACGCACACCGTATCAAGCAGGTTGCACCGCCTACTGGCCGACTTCGCCCGGCGCGAGAACCTGCCGCTGCAAATCCACGTGGCCGAGCACCCCAGTGAGCTGGAGCTGTTTGCAAGCGGCACGGGACCACTGGCCGAGAGCTTTGCCCGGATGGTTCAGTTCAGCTCGCCGGGCCTGACCTTGCCGGAAGTGCTGGGCCGCCCTCCCACGCCGGGGCTGACGCCAGTGTCGTATCTGGCTGAACTCGGCGTACTGGACGCCCGGCCCACCCTGATTCATATGGTCAACGTGACGGACGAGGACATTCGCACGGTGGCGCAGGCGGGCGCAAATGTCGTGACCTGTCCGCGCAGCAACGCCAACTTGCAGTGCGGCACCTTTCGCTGGGCCGACTTCGTGGCGGCGGGCGTGGACGTGGCCCTGGGCACCGACAGCGTGGCGAGCGGCGAGACGCTCAACATTTTTGACGAGATCGCGGCGGCGCGGCGCATCCACACGGACCTGGACCCACGCCTGATCGTGCGGGCGGCGGTCAAGGGCGGGCACAGGATCATGAATCAATATGGTCTGCGCAGTAAAGCACCCTTCCTGCGCCGGGGCGAGGCGTGGGACGAGCGCTTCGTGTGGCCTTCAGTCTGA